The following are from one region of the Prionailurus bengalensis isolate Pbe53 chromosome A2, Fcat_Pben_1.1_paternal_pri, whole genome shotgun sequence genome:
- the TPRA1 gene encoding transmembrane protein adipocyte-associated 1 has protein sequence MDALEEVFRANGSTAPPPPVAPNISVPHRCLLLLYEDIGTSRVRYWDVLLLVPNVLFFIFLLWKLPFARAKIRVTSSPIFITFYILVFVVALVGIARAVVSMTVSTSDAATVADKILWEITRFFLLAIELSVVILGLAFGHLESKSSIKRVLAITTVLSLAYSVTQGTLEILYPDAHLSAEDFNIYGHGGRQFWLVSSCFFFLVYSLVVVLPKTPLKERISLPSRRSFYVYAGILALLNLLQGLGSALLCADIIEGLCCVDATTFLYFSFFAPLIYVAFLRGFFGSEPKILFSYKCQVDETEEPDVHLPQPYAVARREGPEAAGAASTQFDSAGGVAYLDDIASMPCHTGSINSTDSDRWKAINA, from the exons ATGGACGCCCTGGAGGAGGTGTTTCGGGCCAACGGGAgcacagccccgcccccgcccgtgGCGCCCAACATCAGCGTGCCACATCGCTGTCTGCTGCTGCTCTATGAGGATATTGGCACCTCCAG GGTCCGGTACTGGGACGTCTTGCTGCTCGTCCCCAATGtgcttttcttcatcttcctgCTTTGGAAGCTTCCGTTCGCTCGGGCCAAGATCCGCGTCACCTCCAGCCCCATTTTTATCACCTTCTATATCCTG GTGTTCGTAGTGGCGCTGGTGGGCATCGCCCGGGCCGTGGTGTCCATGACGGTCAGCACCTCGGACGCTGCCACCGTTGCTGATAAG ATCCTGTGGGAGATTACCCGCTTCTTCCTGTTGGCCATCGAGCTGAGTGTGGTCATCCTGGGCCTTGCCTTTG GTCACCTGGAGAGCAAGTCAAGTATCAAGCGGGTGCTGGCCATCACCACGGTGCTGTCCCTGGCCTACTCTGTCACCCAG GGGACACTGGAGATCCTGTACCCTGATGCCCACCTGTCGGCTGAGGACTTCAACATCTATGGGCATGGGGGCCGCCAGTTCTGGCTGGTCAGCTCCTGCTTCTTCTTCCTG GTCTACTCTCTGGTGGTCGTGCTCCCCAAGACCCCGCTGAAGGAGCGCATCTCCCTGCCTT CACGGAGGAGCTTCTACGTGTATGCGGGCATCCTGGCGCTGCTCAACCTGCTGCAGGGGCTGGGAAGCGCGCTGCTCTGCGCCGACATCATCGAGGGGCTCTG ctGTGTAGATGCCACCACATTTCTCTACTTCAGCTTCTTTGCGCCCCTCATCTACGTGGCCTTCCTCCGGGGCTTCTTTGG CTCGGAGCCCAAGATCCTCTTCTCCTACAAATGCCAAGTGGACGAGACTGAGGAACCAGACGTGCACCTGCCCCAGCCTTACGCGGTGGCCCGGCGAGAGGGACCGGAGGCGGCAGGGGCCGCGAGTACACAGTTCGACTCGGCCGGAGGGGTGGCCTACCTGGACGACATCGCCTCCATGCCCTGCCACACTGGCAGCATCAACAGCACAGACAGTGATCGCTGGAAGGCTATCAACGCCTGA